CATTGCAGTGTATTAAGGGAACAgaaataatattgtatatagatttggtgaacatctgatatataaatataatcactgtaattgtatatagatttggtgaacacctgatatatatatataatcaatgtaattgtatatagatttggtgaacacctgatatatatatataatcactgtaattgtatatagatttggtaaacatatatatatatatatataatcactgtaattgtatatagatttggtgaacacctgatatatatatatatatataatcaatgtaattgtatatagatttggtgaacacctgatatatatatataatcaatgtaattgtatataggtttggtgaacacctgatatataaatataatcactgtaattgtatatagatttggTGAACATCtgatagatgtacatgtataatcccTCTAAATATTGCATCtattcaatctaattaaaattagacttatGATTTCCACTCCTCACGATACATTGCAGTGTATTAAGGGAACAgaaataatattgtatatagatttggtgaacatctgatatataaatataatcactgtaattgtatatagatttggtgaacaccttatatatatataatcaatgtaattgtatatagatttggtgaacacctgatatatatatataatcactgtaattgtatatagatttggtgaacatctgatatataaatataatcactgtaattgtatatagatttggtgaacacctgatatatatatataatcaatgtaattgtatatagatttggtgaacacctgatatatatatataatcaatgtaattgtatataggtttggtgaacacctgatatataaatataatcactgtaattatatatagatttggtgaacacctgatatatatatataatcactgtaattgtatatagatttggtgaacatctgatatataatataatcactgtaattgtatatagatttggtgggggggcaaaattttttttaaccttaaattttacgcactaaacaaatcgtatcccatctccgcaaaattaggcaataattatcatttccacatcccatgataattttgataatttatgttaaaGTTACGAACGAACAAACCCCCGATTTATTTCCAGAATAGAANNNNNNNNNNNNNNNNNNNNNNNNNNNNNNNNNNNNNNNNNNNNNNNNNNNNNNNNNNNNNNNNNNNNNNNNNNNNNNNNNNNNNNNNNNNNNNNNNNNNNNNNNNNNNNNNNNNNNNNNNNNNNNNNNNNNNNNNNNNNNNNNNNNNNNNNNNNNNNNNNNNNNNNNNNNNNNNNNNNNNNNNNNNNNNNNNNNNNNNNNNNNNNNNNNNNNNNNNNNNNNNNNNNNNNNNNNNNNNNNNNNNNNNNNNNNNNNNNNNNNNNNNNNNNNNNNNNNNNNNNNNNNNNNNNNNNNNNNNNNNNNNNNNNNNNNNNNNNNNNNNNNNNNNNNNNNNNNNNNNNNNNNNNNNNNNNNNNNNNNNNNNNNNNNNNNNNNNNNNNNNNNNNNNNNNNNNNNNNNNNNNNNNNNNNNNNNNNNNNNNNNNNNNNNNNNNNNNNNNNNNNNNNNNNNNNNNNNNNNNNNNNNNNNNNNNNNNNNNNNNNNNNNNNNNNNNNNNNNNNATGTAAACACCTCTCCCAAGAGGTTGTGGCAGCTATCTTGAATTCTGAAACTTATATTAGCTTTAGAACTATACAACTTTCTCAAAAAAAGTATCAACAATATATGCTCTATCATACTTGGATATGTCTGTACTTGTGGCTTCCCTTATTGAGGCCTATTATGTGTGATGCTGTCTCTGTACTTACCACTTCCCCTAGTGATGCCCCCATCATGTGTGATGTTGTCTCTACACTTACCACTTCCCCTAGTGAGGCCCCCATCATGTGTGATGTTGTCTCTACACTTACCACTTCCCCTAGTGAGGCCCCCATCATGTGTGATGTTGTCTCTACACTAACCACTTCCCCTAGTGAGGCCCCCCATCATGTGTGAAGTTGTCTCTACACTTACCACTTCCCCTAGTGAGGCCCCCATCATGTGTGATGTTGTCTCTACACTTACCACTTCCCCTAGTGAGGCCCCCCATCATGTGTGATGTTGTCTACACTTACCACTTCCCCTAGTGAGGCCCCCATCATGTGTGATGTTGTCTCTACACTTACCACTTCCCCTAGTGAGGCCCCCATCATGTGTGATGTTGTCTACACTTACCACTTCCCCTAGTGAGGCCCCCATCATGTGTGATGTTGTCTATACACTTACCACTTCCCCTAGTGAGGCCCCCATCATGTGTGATGTTGTCTATACACTTACCACTTCCCCTAGTGAGGCCCCCATCATGTGTGATGTTGTCTATACACTTACCACTTCCCCTAGTGAGGCCCCCATCATGTGTGATGTTGTCTATACACTTACCACTTCCCCTAGTGAGGCCCCCATCATGTGTGATGTTGTCTACACTTACCACTTCCCCTAGTGAGGCCCCCATCATGTGTGATGTTGTCTATACACTTACCACTTCCCCTAGTGAGGCCCCCATCATGTGTGATGTTGTCTCTACACTTACCACTTCCCTAGTGAGGCCCCCCATCATGTGTGATGTTGTCTATACCCTAACCACTTCCCCTAGTGAGGCCCCCCATCATGTGTGATGTTGTCTCTACACTTACCACTTCCCCTAGTGAGGCCCCCATCATGTGTGATGTTGTCTCTACACTTACCACTTCCCCTAGTGAGGCCCCCATCATGTGTGATGTTGTCTATACACTTACCACTTCCCCTAGTGAGGCCCCCCATCATGTGTGATATTGTCTATACACTTACCACTTCCCCTAGTGAGGCCCCCCATCATGTGTGATGTTGTCTCTACACTTACCACTTCCCCTAGTGAGGCCCCCATCATGTGTGATGCTGTCTCTACACTTACCACTTCCCCTAGTGAGGCCCCCCATCATGTGTGATGTTGTCTCTACACTTACCACTTCCCCTAGTGAGGCCCCCATCATGTGTGATGCTGTCTCTACACTTACCACTTCCCCTAGTGAGGCCCCCATCATGTGTGATGTTGTCTACACTTACCACTTCCCCTAGTGAGGCCCCCATCATGTGTGATGTTGTCTATACACTTACCACTTCCCCTAGTGAGGCCCCCATCATGTGTGATGTTGTCTCTACACTTACCACTTCCCCTAGTGAGGCCCCCATCATGTGTGATGTTGTCTACACTTACCACTTCCCCTAGTGAGGCCCCCATCATGTGTGATGTTGTCTATACACTTACCACTTCCCCTAGTGAGGCCCCCATCATGTGTGATGTTGTCTATACACTTACCACTTCCCCTAGTGAGGCCCCCATCATGTGTGATGTTGTCTATACACTTACCACTTCCCCTAGTGAGGCCCCCATCATGTGTGATGTTGTCTATACACTTACCACTTCCCCTAGTGAGGCCCCCATCATGTGTGATGTTGTCTATACACTTACCACTTCCCCTAGTGAGGCCCCCCATCATGTGTGATGTTGTCTCTACACTTACCACTTCCCCTAGTGAGGCCCCCATCATGTGTGATGCTGTCTCTACACTTACCACTTCCCCTAGTGAGGCCCCCCATCATGTGTGATGTTGTCTCTACACTTACCACTTCCCCTAGTGAGGCCCCCATCATGTGTGATGCTGTCTCTACACTTACCACTTCCCCTAGTGAGGCCCCCATCATGTGTGATGTTGTCTACACTTACCACTTCCCCTAGTGAGGCCCCCCATCATGTGTGATGTTGTCTACACTTACCACTTCCCCTAGTGAGGCCCCCATCATGTGTGATGTTGTCTCTACACTTACCACTTCCCCTAGTGAGGCCCCCATCATGTGTGATGTTGTCTACACTTACCACTTCCCCTAGTGAGGCCCCCATCATGTGTGATGTTGTCTATACACTTACCACTTCCCCTAGTGAGGCCCCCATCATGTGTGATGTTGTCTATACACTTACCACTTCCCCTAGTGAGGCCCCCATCATGTGTGATGTTGTCTATACACTTACCACTTCCCCTAGTGAGGCCCCCATCATGTGTGATGTTGTCTATACACTTACCACTTCCCCTAGTGAGGCCCCCATCATGTGTGATGTTGTCTACACTTACCACTTCCCCTAGTGAGGCCCCCATCATGTGTGATGTTGTCTATACACTTACCACTTCCCCTAGTGAGGCCCCCATCATGTGTGATGTTGTCTCTACACTTACCACTTCCCCTAGTGAGGCCCCCCATCATGTGTGATGTTGTCTATACCCTAACCACTTCCCCTAGTGAGGCCCCCCATCATGTGTGATGTTGTCTCTACACTTACCACTTCCCCTAGTGAGGCCCCCATCATGTGTGATGTTGTCTCTACACTTACCACTTCCCCTAGTGAGGCCCCCATCATGTGTGATGTTGTCTATACACTTACCACTTCCCCTAGTGAGGCCCCCCATCATGTGTGATATTGTCTATACACTTACCACTTCCCCTAGTGAGGCCCCCCATCATGTGTGATGTTGTCTCTACACTTACCACTTCCCCTAGTGAGGCCCCCATCATGTGTGATGCTGTCTCTACACTTACCACTTCCCCTAGTGAGGCCCCCCATCATGTGTGATGTTGTCTCTACACTTACCACTTCCCCTAGTGAGGCCCCCATCATGTGTGATGCTGTCTCTACACTTACCACTTCCCCTAGTGAGGCCCCCATCATGTGAGATGCTGTCTCTACACTTACCACTTCCCCTAGTGAGGCCCCCATCATGTGAGATGCTGTCTCTACACTTACCACTTCCCCTAGTGAGGCCCCCATCATGTGTGATGTTGTCTCTACACTTACCACTTCCCCTAGTGAGGTCCCCCATCATGTGTGATGTTGTCTATACACTTACCACTTCCCCTAGTGAGGCCCCCATCATGTGTGATGCTGTTGCCCAGTTCTCACCCATGGTATTCCTTATCATTGTCTTTGTCGTCTCATATGTACAGAAAAACAGAGCAGCTAGAAATAAAATCCAGaatcatttatacaatatcaaaaatgGACAAAGGAATTTATAACTGTCCATAATCTGATAATGGGTAATATGAAAATTGTCAATCTATTGACCCTGGAACATTTCAAATGTGGCattattttatacaatgttttgGATACAAACCTAATATCAAGGACACAACTTGACTGACAGAGGGGAAAGTCTGCATATCAAAATGCATACAGATCTCTGACTGCAACTTTCTTTATTAGATTCCATTAAAGTTATCAATCATTTACAAGattcaaacaattttttaagatattttataactttttatGGAAATGATATTATAGACCAGGTTTTAATGTATCCGTGAGAATTAAAAGCTCTATTTATACCTGTAGGTGCTGATCCTATCACAACAGGAAGGAGGCCAGAGTAAATTCCTCGGAATCCGCCAGCTTTCAAGAAACCTTGCTGGCTTTGCAGGCGGGTCTTGATGGTATCCAATGGAAACAGTGACAGGTCTACGGAAACACCAGCTGCTGCTCCAGACTGtcacaatttacatataaaagTCTGATACAAAATCTCCATCCACAAACCACATCAACAACTGCTCCAGACTGtcacaatttacatataaaagGCTGATACAAAATCTACATCCACAAACCACATCAACAACTACTCCAGACTGtcacaatttacatataaaagTCTGATACAAAATCTCCATCCACAAACCACATCAACAACTGCTCCAGACTGTCACAAGTATATATAAAAGTCTGGTACAAAATCTACATCCACATACCACACCAACTACTGATCCAGACTGTCACAAGTATATATAAAAGTCTGATACAAAATCTACAACCAGATATACCACACCAACTACTGATCCAGACTGttacaagtatatataaaagTCTGATACAAAATCTACATCCACATATACCACACCAACTACTGCTCCAGACTGTCACAAGTATATATAAAAGTCTGATACAAAATCTACATCCACATACCACACCAACTACTGATCCAGACTGTCACAAGTATATATAAAAGTCTGATACAAAATCTACATCCACATATACCACACCAACTACTGCTCCAGACTGTCACAAGTATATATAAAAGTCTGATACAATATCTACAACCAGATACCACACCAACTACTGCTCCAGACTGTCACAAGTATATATAAAAGTCTGATACAATATCTACAACCAGATACCACACCAACTACTGCCCCAGACTGTCACAAGTATATATAGAAGTCTGATACAATATCTACATCCACATATACCAAACCAACTACTGCTCCAGACTGCCACAAGTATAGTCGGAACTAAAGTCTGCATCCACAGACAACTTATGTATGATATGATTCTTCCTTAACTGTTGGCAGAGTAATGCTCCAGACATGATAAGTGTGAACAGAAAGACAGACAAAAAGGTGGAAATACAATCTATAAGCTCCATCAAACGTTTCCAAAAGGagcataaacatgtacatttgtcTAGTGTAGAAGTAACGGTGCGACCTTGACCTATGGCCTGAAGCGTCTTAAATCTTATAGAACTATCTCTTAGGAATGAGGTTTTCATCACTTTCAAATGTGTTCAAACAACTTGAAATACGCATTAAAAAGATAAATGCCTAAAGCCAAACCCTCATCCACCACtatgtttgaatatttataGCTGTTAATTAGTTTACATTGtttaaattgtgaaaaaaaattcactCACAATTTCAGTAAAGTAACCACAATACATATTATGTTAGTATATATGCACATTATTTcttatacattataaaacagtaaaaaaaaaattctaatgaatgattgaatatcaaatatagATTTTTAACACTACATCTGAATATTAAAGAAGGAATACATGTAGATACTGACCAGTAAGGCAACACTACATCTGAATATTAAGGAAGGAATACACGTAGATACTGACCAGTAAGGCAACTTTAAAGTTTGTCTCCGTCATGTTGGGTTTGTGGCAGGCTGACACACAGCTCACATCTCTCACAGTCTGTAAACTACCAATACACGGATGTTACGTTCAACTCAAGTGGACGCGGTTGACAGATATAATAACATTAAATCCTAGTGAGAAAAGCCAAAGGAAACAACTCTGAATTCTCAAACATATTAAATAGCAAAATGGAAGCACAGAATCATAGTTAATTAAAGATGATATTGAAATTTAAGTGGATTTTGGTAAAATGTGGATTGGGGCTCGGCAGATGGACTGTGGTAAAATGTGGATGGGGCAGGTGCACATGGAATTTTGTGGAATGGGACAGGTGGACTATGGTAACATGTGGAACAGAGTTTAAATGGCTAAATCTAGGGTAGTATATAGCACAATAAGCGGAACTGGGGGagttgaaaaatatatgtaacaaaaCTCAGATGATCTGTTAATTTTTTGATAGATTTTGAtggatttgattttaaattctCCTGGTGAGGCACTGATGAACTACTAACATTCCAACTATTATATATGATGGACATTTTCTAATTTCTCAGGAATAAACCTCAAGATATCAAAGATTTTGACCTGAACAACAGTCATAGCGAGTACGAGCAGGCCAAGGATGCCTTGTTTACACCACCACTTCAGAAATGTACAGACTACACTTCCTGTGAGATTCCCTATTGATACATTGTGATGTTAATCTACAATTTTCCACATGTACTTACCCAGAGGGaagtatttcatttcaatgtcTTTCAggtttaaatataatatcatagGAACAAGTGTCATGTTTACAGTAGtaattttactgtatatgaTGAACAAAAACTGTATCAACTTATACCTTAACTATCTAAACtacattacataattataaacCAAAAAGTAGTTGGTAAGGGTCAGATCGTGGATAGGGTCAGATTGTTGGTAAGGGTCAGATCGTGGATAGGGTCAGATTGTTGGTAAGGGTCAGATTTTGGATAGGGTCAGATTGTTGGTAAGGGTCGGATCGTGGATAGGGTCAGATTGTGGGTAAGGGTCAGATTGTTGGTAAGGGTCAGATCGTGGATAGGGTCAGATCGTGGATAGGGTCAGATCGTGGATAGGGTCAGATTGTGGGTAAGGGTCAGATTGTTAGTAAGGGTCAGATCGTGGATAGGGTCAGATTGGAGGTAAGGGTCAGATTGTTGGTAAGGGTCAGATCATGGATAGGGTCAGATCGTGGAT
Above is a window of Pecten maximus chromosome 7, xPecMax1.1, whole genome shotgun sequence DNA encoding:
- the LOC117331459 gene encoding S-adenosylmethionine mitochondrial carrier protein-like (The sequence of the model RefSeq protein was modified relative to this genomic sequence to represent the inferred CDS: added 40 bases not found in genome assembly), translating into MTETNFKVALLSGAAAGVSVDLSLFPLDTIKTRLQSQQGFLKAGGFRGIYSGLLPVVIGSAPTAALFFCTYETTKTMIRNTMGENWATASHMMGASLGEVSACLLRVPVEVVK